The nucleotide window ACGGATGAAGGTGCTGGAACTATGATCACTGGCTAAATTTTTTAGATTGATTTTATAgtgtttcttgtttttcatgtgaTAAATGAAAGCTTGCAATGAATGATGCAAGGTTTTGCTGCTTTTTGTGCACAGCTTCTAGTAAATCGTTTTGTACTTCGCTTTTAGTAATGCATAAGGAAAATATTGATTTGGTTTCCTTATGTTTTCGTTATGAAGTTTTGGGTCTTTTGGTTGAACGAAATACTTGTTACTTGCAAATCATTTACCAGGAAAGTTTGTGTTCTTGCCTTTCGGTTCGAGTTCCAACTCTGAGGAAATTATGCTCATATCGAATGAAATTAATCCCTATATTGTAAGCAATTACAATTggcaaaatcaaattaatagaTTGCTTAGTAACAAGGTTTTGTTGCTGATGAAAAAGAGCAAAATGCATACAAATGAAATCCTCGGATAAGTATATACATCAGAACCAGTAGAAATTACCAGCATATATGTTTTTATCCATCTACATTTATATCCCAAAATATAGTTCAGAAATATCTCGCACAACGCCACTTTAAGCAAAGTGTGGTGCATGGATTACAAGACTAGGtgcaaaaaatatctaaaaatcctaaaatgtgATTGACCTAATGCTGCTGTTTTTCAAGCTTACAAAAATGTGTTGACTGTTGATGCAAGCATATTCATAAAACCACTGCTAAGCTTGCATACTTTGTCAATATCTATGGTAATACCAACGGCCTAATTGGACTCCGAAATGTCTTCATTCTCTTGTTCTTCATCATCTGAATCTGGAATAACAATAGATTCTAAGGCAGAATTTCGAGTGGGTCTCTGTCTCAGTCTTTGCTTTGAGGCCAAACCTCTGCTTTCTGCAAGGGTATGGCTAGGGACTCCAGCTAACCGCTTGCTGTAGCGAACTCCCCTTGGATAAGAAACTGTGTGGCTTGAATGCACTTCCTTTGTATAAGGAGCTGCACGGGTTGAATGCGCTTCTGAATTTCCCAGCTCGCTACTATCAGCATCATCATCTTGCTCCTCACTGTAACCACAATCCTCATGTTCATAACCAGTATCATCACTGTCTGATACGGGAACCACATCCTGTTTGGAATCACTCTCTGATGAATCATCCTTGCTGTTGGATTTACCTTCTGATCCTGTGTTTTTGTCTCGTTCAGTGCCTGAAGACCTTTTCCTTGTACTAATGTCAACCAAGGAAAGTAGAAAAGCAGCATTAGATTCAGAAATGAGGACATTATCTATTAGATAATTGGGATAAAAAATGacagaatccaaaaatattaaataaataatttgatgtTACACCAAAAACATCTTGGGCTAGCCAGTGTTAAACGGCCATGCCATTCAACAGTCAACACAGGACTATCTACTTGACTACTTCCATATCGATGTGTATGTATAAttacatatgtatatataaggcATGAAGCAACCCCGCAAAGTGTAGGCTGAAGATAAATTTAAGTTCGCTAATCTCTTTTTTTTGGTTTGGTTATTGACTTATTATCCAAACAAACCCCTGGACATCATTAGAAGTAGAGCATGAaccaaatatatatacatatatatacaacatACTTTATTAACTGTATAGCTTCCTTCATGGTACGATCATAAGCTTCTGCAATATTTCCGAAAAAGAATTTCATTAGCTTCAAATATCCAATTCGCATCAAAAGATGGCATAAAGAAGAAATCAATCAAGACAAGTTAGATGCAATTTCAATTGAAAATTCACTAGGCATTTAACAgagaaaaatgtaaaattcaCCAGGAGAGTGTCAAGGAAAAATggttaaacaaataaaatgtaAAATCCAAATTAATAGAGCGCCTTAATATTAGGCAACGTTCTCAACATACAAATTAATGCAACGGCAGCATGTCACAAATAATAGTCCAGAGAGAAAGCCGATGTCTCGTTTATGCAGAAACATCCTCACCCATTTAATTCACAAGACATACACACTACCAATGCAAGTAATACGTAaaccaagaaaagaacaaattCAACTCCATGAGTATGCACTATGCAGGATGACGTTGACAACAGTATTGTGCATCAGAACAGGTAGATCACATTGATTTAGGtatcatcattcatcaaacaAATGTGAATGCATAAATAATTGAAGATACAATACCCATCTTACCAAGTGAGTAATTAACAGGCCTGCGAGTACGACAAGAGCGTGTATTTCCTGAGCAATAATTCCGAAAATCAGTTGATAGCATCTCCTGTCGTTTCTTTCGTTCTGCTGCTCTTTCTTTATTCTGTgaaatttgaaagtgatgttACTTCAAATCAATACAACAAACAAAGATGTGGACGCCGTTAAGTATCATGAAAGACCTATCAAACACTAGACAAGATTACTAATTACTATCATACCTTTTTAAGCTTTTCAAGAACAGGAATGACGTCACTTTCAAGTTTCTTACTAATAGCAACTTCAACAGAAGATTTGCTACATGAAAATGTTTCCTGCAACCAACATTCAATGATAGTAAATTAAGAACTGAAATTTAGGATGTAGGAAGAAGATAGGGCAGTGAATTTGATCTTTACAGCTGCTTTTGAAAATTCTTCCAGATTGGATGCAAGTGTTTCCCATTGAAAATTGATGGGAATTGATAAACAGCCATTGACATCATTCTGTGAACTTGAGTCTGATGTGATTATTTCTCTATACAATCTGTGACTCTTGCATTTTGCATTTGCATCATACCTATGATCAACAAAGTGGTAATCAATATTTTGAGATTTAGAGAAATATGAAAAGACCAGAACAATTCTAAAGATTACCAAAAGAAAGTGTCAGTTCCAGCTCTTCCTAAGGCTACTTTGCGAAAAGATGTAAGTTCTGTTCCTTCTTTTAAAGAATCATTAATGTATGATACTGCATCATTTTGCTGAAGATAAAAACACACCAGCAAACAAAAAAGGGGACAAATTAAAACATAGACTTTGAGGATAGATTGTCTAGCCAGGAAAATGCAAAAATATCCTATATATTAGTGAAACCACAAGAGGAGATAAGAATACTTCAGCTCGAACTTCACATAGCGCTTTTAGCAGTCGCAAACGATCCAGTGGAGTAAGTTCCTTGTATTTGGATATCTCCTCTCTGCATAAACCATCCATGAcatcaattattaaaattttgcaGCAATCATTTTCAGCACAACATTATTGGTACATTTCCAGTACCCATTAGACGGCACAAGTGGAATCTTCCCCTCGGCAACCTATGAAAAGGAGCCAAAAAGCATCAGTGAGACAAtgggaagagagaaaaaataattaaaatgtaaaaaGTCAAGTAACAAGCAAAGACTCACCCATGACCACCACATAGCTAGTTTCTTGCAGAGAGCAGTCACCCATTTGTCAGAATTAACCAAATTTTTATTCACTGGTGGTATCCCCTGTGAAAAAtgcaaacaaaatttaaaatttagaaagaaaccAACGATGGACCAATATCCAAATAATGATAGTATATGATAGGAATACTATGAACTTAAAAATACAAACCATAAAGGGTAAGGTAAGGatggttggtttgatttgaaaAGTTTGCCAATTTATCATCATATTCATATTCATATCTTAGGCTTTCCTcccaaaataataatagaaataataagaaaataaaccCGGCTTCTCTCCCTGCATCACTCCTTAATTTGGTGAAAATTGTCTTAAACGGtattttatccaaaaaaaaattatgaacacAGTAAAGCTTTGAACTTAATGAGTTCAATACATCCCTGCTGTAAAGGTGAACGCAAAAAATTAGCTCTTTTTTTGTACTAAAATTATTCGCTTGAAATGAAAGGAAATGAAAAGTCACGTTGTTACTATAATCTATATAAAAGGTCATAAGTttgataaaatcaaaaataagaataataaataagaataagaaagtACCTTCAAAAGTTGAATGTGTAGCTGAGCAAGTGCAGAGTCAGGCTTGACAATCCCAATTTCTAACTCTTCAGCAGAAAGCTTGAATTCTTTGCCGAGTATTGAGCTAAACACCTGAAATCACCAAAACCACCCTCACTCATTGATTTATATCCTACTCTCACACTGAATCCTACATTTTAACcccccaaaaaaattaataacaattataataaCAACGTCTACGATATCATGACctaagaaaaattagaaaacaacgatttttcttttcatgaaGCGCGAATATGATTCTTACGTCGAAGAAGTTGAGAACAGAAGCGAGTTCCCAGCGTCCACGTAGCCTCAGAATCTCATCCTCCATCGTATTCTCCTCGCCTCCACTGTGTTCTTCTGCGTTCGtcatttctctttctctctcttcgttGCGAATTCTGAGAGAAGAAACGTTAGAGAATGATCGAAGAATggagaataaaaagaagaggaagCGTGATCGACAGGGCAAAACGCAAAACGgtgagttttttctttttcccgcCCGAAGCGCTTTTTACTCGCTTTTATTTTAACCTGCTCTGAATCGCAGTGGACAGTGTGGAGTAGAGTGGAGtgttggattttttatttattttagggtTAATTAATTTTGGGTCGCGCCCTTTTGGATCGTTTCCCTCGCGGCTCGAAATGTGGCTTTTAAGGGTCGTGTATTGCTTGTTTGCTATGGGCCCAGGTGAAAAAGagactttaattttattttctttttttatatattatcaggattttttaactaaataaataataattttattaggtaACCAACTAGGATAATAATTAATTGCACAACTAATATATTAACTgtttaaaaatccaataaaaaaattacaaattttaaatcaagagtaattttaatctcatttttatttttatttatagtaaaaaaataaccaCAAAATTTTTTACCTTCTTTTTAAGTCCTTTAGTCGCGTCATTTAATATCATCTCCAATTACCTTAGTCGACGTGTCACGTCGCTGTTGCGTCACGCTGTCCATCACCGTTCATCACTCAACCATCATCCACCAACAATAGATGTTTTTCCTAAGAatgtacaataaaaaattattaaaaataagacatcattttgaatgtttttttatatttggattTCATATGCTTAAATTTTAGAAGTATCGAATAACAAACGAAACATCTAAAATATAAGGAAAAGAaatatctaaaaactaaaaaattaaacatttaaaattacttaaaaaataatccaaaacttaaaaataagaaacatccaaaacataaaaaaaaagctgCTTCGAAGAAAAAGAGACACGAATGAGAGAAGGGAAATGCCGAAGGATTGGAAGGCAATGCAGTGAGAGGAGTTGCAGACGAAAAGTGTAGCAGACTAGCAGCACATCAAGACGAATTAGAGGAGAAAGGCGCGGCGAAAGGAGTTGGAAGAAGAGGCCACGACGTGAGAAGTTGGATTTGGGAGGGTGCATGTGTTTTTCTAGCACAATCctaattttcttaaattttaaaatcagtATTTTGAAAAGTTGACTACTAGGTTAATCAATTGGCTGcatataaatttgattatttatactttctcataaaataaaagataaattatgtTACGGCCCGGTCCACAATCAGCGCGGGTCGACCCGACCCAAGCAATACCCGACCCGGACACGCGCCCTCCAACCGACCCGGATACGCGTCCTGTACGGCTCACACACGGCTGCAGGACAGCGTCCTTGGGAATATGGGCCTGTCCCATAAGGGGCCCACTACTGACATGTATATAAGGGGAAGATTGGCTCTTCCCCCGAGGTACGTCATATCTTTTCAACCCTTTACTCTGCTCGCCTGCACAttgctgacttgagcgtcggagtgtctttgcaggtggcacccccccaTCATTTCTTCAAGACGAGTGCTCGGCTTCTCGGCTACCCGTAGAACAGTACGACCCAGGCTAAGGCGTCCTCCCCCTTTCATCTATCCACCCGACCTGTTCAGTACCCGACCaacgaacattggcgccgtctgtggggaggAGTCCTGCCTAAATGGAAGTCGTGCTGGGTCCCGGTGACCAAGCTCGAGCAGCCGGAGCGGAGGGGGCGGCCTCCGTCGCTTCGCTGAGGGGGCGGCGGAGGTCCCCCCAACAGCACACGAGGACACGACCCTTCGGGGGAACGGGTGGCGATAGCGCCAtaataatgcaggagctacgCCACAGAGTCCAGAACTTAGAGCGACAGCTAGCCGACCGGGAGCGGGATGGACGGTCTACCGATCCTAGCTTTACCCCATCTCCCGGGAGCGAGGAGGAAGACTCTCACCGAAGCCGCCAGCGGCGCACATCCGCTTCCCGGACGGAAGCGGAGAGCACGCGGGAGGAATCACCCGTAATAAGAAGGCGAAACGACATGCCGAAACACttcgacaaaccaacggacatgaggtatgaCGGGACCCAAGACCCTCTAGAACATCTCACGGCCTTCGAAGCCAGAATGAATCTAGAGGGGGTAGGCGACGAAGTAAGATGCCGCGCCTTCCCGGTAACCTTAGCAGGGCCAGCGATAAGATGGTTTAACGGCCTCCCACAAGGTTCCATCTACAGTTTCTCGGACATCAGCCGTGCATTCCTGGCCCAGTTTACAACGCGGATAGCAAAGGCCAAGCATCCTATCAACCTTCTCGGGGTAACCCAGAGACAGGGAGAGCCGACCAGGAGGTACTTAGATCGGTTCAACGACGAATGCTTGGAAATCGACGGCTTAACCGACTCGGTGGCCAGTCTCTGCCTGACGAACGGCCTCCTCAACGAGAACTTCCGAAAACACCTCACCACAAAGCCGGTTTGGACGATGCATGAAATCCAAACGGTGGCCAAAGAGTACATAAACGACGAGGAAGTCAGCCGAGTCGTGGCCGCCAATAAGCGGCAGTCCGGTTACGGCCAGGCTCGACAGTCCGGTGGCGACGGGGAGAGAGCAAAAGAAAAGGCTAGGGAGGAGGCATCAAACAAAGCACCTAGGCCGTTCCCTTGAGTCGGGAAGTTTACTAACTACACTCCACTCACCCTCCCCATCGTGGAAGTCTATCAACAAATAGCTAAGAAGGGAATTCTTCCGAAGCCCCGACCGCTTAAGGACCGCACGGGTGGAAACAAGAACCTTTATTGTGATTACCATAAGGGGTATGGCCATCAAACACAGGACTGTTTCGACCTGAAGGATGCACTAGAACAGGCGATAAGGGAAGGAAAGTTAGCAGCGTTCTCCCATCTCATCAGGGAGCCGAGAAGGCGTTATCGTGATCAAGACGAGGAAGGCAAGACACGCTCGGCCAAGCGGCGACAGGAGCCCGAAGACAGAGACCATGGCCTCACTGTGATAAACGTGGTAACGGCAAAAAACACTGCACCAAAGTCTCGGTCGGCACACAAGAAAGACGCCAAGGTTCTGGCGATCTCATCTCCACCGGTGCAGAGTACCAAAAAACCTCCGTCCATTTCTTTCGGCCCAGAAGACCAATGGTTCAGCGACGCCCCGGAAAACCCTCCTATGGTCATAACGGCCAGAGTGGGAACCGGCCTCGTCAAACGGATCCTTGTCGACACGGGAGCTGATTCAAACATCATGTTCCGCAACGTGTTCGACGCACTGGGGCTAAAGGATGCCGACCTGACAACTCACCAGCACGGGGTTATCGGGTTAGGCGACCACTTCATCAAACCTGACGGAGTCATTTCCCTACCAATCTCGCTGGGACAGATGCAAGGCCGAAGGTCGGCGATGGCCTAGTTCGTAATCCTCCGAGACTCCACAGCTTACAACATCATCTTGGGAAGAAAAACAATCAATGATTTTGAAGCCATAATCAACACCAAGCTGCTAGTTATGAAGTTTGTCACCGATGATGGATCCATAGGGACCATAAGAGGAGACCTCGAGACGGCGGTCGCTTGTGACAATGCCAGCCTTTCCCTCAGAAAGAAGTCCAAGGAAGCATCTGGCATATTCCTAGCCGACCTTGATGCCAGAGTAGAGGACAAGCCGAGGCCGGAACCAGAAGGGGACCTGGAGAAATTTAGCATCGGCGACGAAGGGGAAAAGTTCACATTCGTTAACAAGAACCTCCCACACGAGCTGAAGGAGCCTTTGATTGAAATGATAAGGGCCAACAAGGACTTGTTCGCATGGACACCAGCCGACATGCCGGGGATAGATCCACAAATCATCTCACATCACCTAGCCGTCAAGCCGGAAGCACGCCCAGTGGCTCAACGGAGGAGAAAGATGTCGGCGGAAAGAGCGGAGGAGGTAGCCAAGCAAACGGCCGGCCTCCTAGAAGCAGGCTTCATACGGGAAGTACGTCAACGCCGCGGCGGGATATCGGTATCTGagtttcatggacgcctactctggttacaatcagataccgatgcaccgaCCAGACGAAGACAAAACGGCGTTCATAACGCCAGGAGGAACTTTCTGCTATAAGGTAATGCCATTCGGCTTGAAAAATGCGGGGGCAACatatcaaaggctgatgaacaggATATTCCACGACCTCATAGGGAAAACAGTTGAAGTTTATATGGACGACATCTTGGCAAAAACAACACGACCTGACGACCTCCTAAACGACCTGGCAAGTGTATTTGCGTCCCTCCGTCAACACGGTATGAGGCTGAACCCCCTCAAGTGCGCCTTCGCCATGGAAGCCGGCAAGTTCCTGGGATTTATGATAACTCAGAGAGGGGTAGAAGCTAACCCGGAGAAATGCCAGGCAATACTTCAGATGAAGAGCCCGGGCTGTATCAAGGACGTCCAGAGGTTGGCAGGGCGATTGACATCACTTTCCCGGTTTCTCGGAGCCTCGGCGACAAAGGCCCTGCCATTTTTTAACCTCATGAAGAAAGGGATGGCGTTTGAGTGGACACCCGCGTGCGAAGAAGCCTTTCAACACTTCAAGGAAATCCTGGCGGCACCTCCCGTTCTCGGGAAGCCAAGGGA belongs to Arachis duranensis cultivar V14167 chromosome 8, aradu.V14167.gnm2.J7QH, whole genome shotgun sequence and includes:
- the LOC107463013 gene encoding DDT domain-containing protein DDR4 — protein: MTNAEEHSGGEENTMEDEILRLRGRWELASVLNFFDVFSSILGKEFKLSAEELEIGIVKPDSALAQLHIQLLKGIPPVNKNLVNSDKWVTALCKKLAMWWSWVAEGKIPLVPSNGEEISKYKELTPLDRLRLLKALCEVRAEQNDAVSYINDSLKEGTELTSFRKVALGRAGTDTFFWYDANAKCKSHRLYREIITSDSSSQNDVNGCLSIPINFQWETLASNLEEFSKAAETFSCSKSSVEVAISKKLESDVIPVLEKLKKNKERAAERKKRQEMLSTDFRNYCSGNTRSCRTRRPVNYSLEAYDRTMKEAIQLINTRKRSSGTERDKNTGSEGKSNSKDDSSESDSKQDVVPVSDSDDTGYEHEDCGYSEEQDDDADSSELGNSEAHSTRAAPYTKEVHSSHTVSYPRGVRYSKRLAGVPSHTLAESRGLASKQRLRQRPTRNSALESIVIPDSDDEEQENEDISESN